One window of the Vigna radiata var. radiata cultivar VC1973A chromosome 1, Vradiata_ver6, whole genome shotgun sequence genome contains the following:
- the LOC106761065 gene encoding probable leucine-rich repeat receptor-like protein kinase At1g35710 — translation MIHYPKLGELRLVHCSLSDTHIRSLFYSPSNFSNSLIILDLSSNMLTSSTFQLLSNFSRNLQELYLSQNNIVLSSLVHSTFPSLVILDLSYNKMTSSVFRGSFNFSSKLKNFYLKNYSIRDDSFLMSAISITNSSSSLASLDLSSNLLKSSSIFYWLFNSTTNLRILEFFDNILEGPIPDGFGKVMNSLEVLDLSSNKIQGEIPYFFGNMCILQSLDLSNNKLNGNISSFIQNSSWCSKQVFQSLVLSDNQITDILPMSIGLLSELENLSLDGNFLEGDVTKSHLSNFSKLRYLFLSENSLSVNIVPNWVPPFQIIYLGLRSCNLGSSFPSWLQTQCSFFSPDISENRLNGSVPKWFWNNLHNVGHLYMSQNNLSGAIPNNISLKLFNRPSIFLNSNNFEGKIPQFLLQASDLRLSDNKFSD, via the coding sequence ATGATTCATTATCCAAAGCTAGGAGAGTTGAGACTAGTTCATTGTTCTCTTTCTGATACCCATATTCGTTCTCTATTTTATTCACCTTCTAACTTTTCCAATTCTCTTATCATCCTTGACCTTTCATCTAATATGCTCACATCATCAACATTTCAATTATTGTCTAACTTTAGCCGTAATCTTCAAGAGCTTTATCTTTCTCAGAATAACATTGTTTTGTCATCTCTAGTCCACTCAACCTTTCCTTCTCTTGTAATCCTTGACCTTTCCTATAATAAGATGACATCATCGGTCTTTCGAGGTAGCTTCAACTTCagttcaaaacttaaaaatttttatttgaaaaattatagtATTAGGGATGATAGTTTTCTAATGTCAGCTATTTCAATTACGAATTCTTCGTCTTCTCTTGCCTCGCTTGATCTCTCCTCAAATCTGTTGAAATcatcatccatattttattgGCTCTTCAACTCCACTACCAATCTTCGTATACTTGAATTCTTTGATAACATACTGGAAGGTCCGATTCCAGATGGATTTGGGAAGGTAATGAACTCTCTTGAAGTTCTTGACCTCTCAAGTAACAAAATTCAAGGCGAGATTCCATATTTCTTTGGGAACATGTGCATATTGCAGAGTTTAGACCTCTCAAACAACAAGTTGAATGGGAACATTTCTAGCTTCATTCAAAATTCTTCATGGTGCAGCAAACAAGTGTTTCAGAGTTTGGTTTTATCTGATAACCAGATTACCGACATTCTACCTATGAGCATTGGATTGTTATCTGAGTTGGAGAACTTATCCTTGGATGGAAATTTCTTGGAGGGTGACGTCACTAAATCCCATCTTtcaaatttttccaaattaaGGTACTTATTTTTGTCAGAGAACTCCCTATCTGTAAATATAGTCCCTAATTGGGTTCCTccttttcaaataatatatttgggACTAAGATCTTGCAACTTGGGTTCTAGCTTTCCAAGTTGGCTCCAGACTCAATGCTCTTTTTTTTCTCCGGATATTTCTGAGAATAGGCTTAATGGTTCAGTACCAAAATGGTTTTGGAACAACTTGCATAATGTGGGACATTTGTATATGTCTCAGAATAATCTCAGTGGTGCAATTCCtaataatatatcattgaaGCTTTTCAATAGACCGTCCATATTTctgaattcaaataattttgaaggaaaaattcCGCAATTTTTACTACAAGCTTCAGACCTAAGGCTTTCTGATAATAAATTTTCAGATTAG
- the LOC106764820 gene encoding LRR receptor-like serine/threonine-protein kinase GSO2, which produces MLNYYLKLFYVLLLLLLPVAESILGFNNTAEIKCIERERLALLNFKHGLIDAYDMLSTWRDDDKSRDCCKWKGIQCDHQTGHVTILRLCGSDTQYLSGAVNITSLFPLQNIQHLDLSNNFFIGSHIPELMDSLTNLRYLNLSRSIVGGNIPTQLGSLTHLLSLDLSHNYFLRGDIPYILGSLTSLRYLDLSDNNLDGKIPSQLGNLSQLRHLGLSGNSLSGELPFQVGNLPYLQTLRLTGDFDVKPNDADWLSSLSSLTHLAIDGLHNPDWLHMIHYPKLEELRLANCSLSDTHIRSLFYSPSNFSNSLIILDLSSNMLTSSTFQLLSNFSLNLQELYLSHNNIVLSSPVHSTFPSLVILDFSYNKMTSLLFQGIFNFSSKLQNLYLQNCSIGDDSFLMSAISITNSSSSLVSLDLSSNLLKSSSIFYWLFNSTTNLRILELFDNILEVPIPYGFGKVMNSLEFLDFSQNKLQGEIPSSFGNMCTLQRLYLSNNELSGEISSLFQNSSRCNKHVFQSLDLSYNKIIGTLPASLGLLSELEILKVDGNHLEGDITESHLSNLSKLWYLSLSHNSLSLKIVPNWVPPFQIINLKLKSCKMGSIFPSWLQTQRSLVFLDISDNGLKGSVPKLFWNNLQNVQYLNMSQNNLTGAIPDISLKLLNIPSIILNSNMFEGQIPSFLLQASELRLSNNNFSDQFSFICGQSTSAMTILDLSNNQLKGQLPDCWKSIHRLLCLDLSNNKLSGKIPVSMGSLLELEVLILRNNNLKGELASTLKNCSNLIMLDVAENMLSGPIPSWIGESMQQLIILNMRDNHFSRSLPIQLCYLKHIQFLDLSKNMLSKGIPSCLNNLTALSEKSVNTDEITNRSIHWKNSNYMFTFDSSLFGFYTLKISFMWKGVEQWFKNPELQLKSIDLSSNKFTGDVPKEVGYLLGLVSLNLSRNNLSGEIPLEIGNLSLLEYLDLSRNHISGGIPFSLSQIDFLGMLDLSHNSLSGRIPSGRHFGTFDVSSFEGNVGLCGEQLNRTCPEDGNQTTIKPREHGTVNDDEDNGFYQALYMSMGIGYFTGFWGLLGPMLLCHSWKNTYLRFLNRSYISIICMPSVVGGLIARKRLLQL; this is translated from the exons ATGCTTAATTATTATCTGAAACTGTTTTATGTACTTCTCCTCCTCTTGCTGCCTGTTGCAGAATCCATTCTCGGATTCAACAATACCGCAGAAATAAAGTGCATTGAGAGGGAGAGACTGGCACTCCTCAACTTCAAACATGGCCTCATAGATGCTTATGACATGCTGTCTACATGGAGAGATGATGACAAGAGCCGAGATTGTTGCAAATGGAAAGGCATTCAATGCGACCATCAAACAGGTCACGTAACCATCCTTCGTCTCTGTGGTTCGGATACACAATATTTGAGTGGTGCAGTCAATATCACTTCACTGTTTCCCTtgcaaaatattcaacatttggATCTcagcaacaatttttttatagggAGCCACATCCCAGAACTTATGGATTCACTTACCAACTTAAGATATCTCAATCTCTCCCGTTCCATTGTTGGTGGTAATATTCCTACCCAACTTGGAAGCCTTACACATTTATTGTCTCTGGATTTAAGTCACAATTATTTTCTCCGTGGAGATATCCCTTATATACTTGGAAGCCTTACAAGTTTAAGGTATCTCGATCTCAGTGATAATAATCTTGATGGGAAAATCCCTTCTCAACTTGGAAATTTGTCACAATTGAGACACCTTGGTCTCAGTGGTAATTCACTTTCTGGAGAACTCCCTTTCCAGGTTGGGAATCTTCCTTACTTGCAAACTCTTAGACTTACTGGTGATTTTGATGTGAAACCTAATGATGCAGACTGGCTGTCTAGTCTCTCTTCCCTAACACATCTTGCCATCGATGGTTTACACAACCCTGACTGGTTGCATATGATTCATTATCCAAAGCTAGAAGAGTTGAGACTCGCTAATTGTTCTCTTTCAGATACCCATATTCGTTCTCTATTTTATTCACCTTCTAACTTTTCCAATTCTCTTATCATCCTTGACCTTTCTTCTAATATGCTCACGTCCTCGACATTTCAATTATTATCTAACTTTAGCCTTAATCTTCAAGAGCTTTATCTTTCTCATAATAACATTGTTTTGTCATCTCCAGTCCACTCAACCTTTCCTTCTCTTGTGATCCTTGATTTTTCCTATAATAAGATGACATCATTGTTGTTTCAAGGTATCTTCAATTTCAGTTCAAAACTTCAAAATCTTTATTTGCAAAATTGTAGTATTGGGGATGATAGTTTTCTCATGTCAGCTATTTCAATTACGAATTCTTCGTCTTCTCTTGTTTCGCTTGATCTCTCCTCAAATCTGTTGAAATCATCATCCATATTTTACTGGCTCTTCAACTCCACTACCAATCTTCGTATACTTGAACTTTTTGATAACATATTGGAAGTTCCGATTCCATATGGATTTGGGAAAGTAATGAACTCTCTTGAATTTCTTGACTTCTCTCAGAACAAACTGCAAGGCGAGATTCCATCTTCCTTTGGGAACATGTGCACGTTGCAGAGGTTATACCTCTCAAATAACGAGTTGAGTGGAGAAATTTCTAgcttatttcaaaattcttcaaGGTGCAACAAACACGTGTTTCAGAGTTTGGATTTATCTTATAACAAGATTATTGGCACGCTACCTGCAAGCCTTGGATTGCTATCAGAGTTGGAGATTCTTAAGGTAGATGGAAATCATCTGGAGGGTGACATCACCGAATCCCATCTTTCCAATCTTTCCAAATTATGGTACTTATCTTTGTCACATAACTCTCTGTCTTTGAAAATAGTTCCTAATTGGGTTCCtccatttcaaataataaactTGAAACTAAAATCTTGCAAGATGGGCTCCATTTTTCCTAGTTGGCTCCAGACTCAACGCTCCTTAGTTTTTCTGGATATTTCTGATAATGGGCTTAAGGGTTCAGTACCAAAATTGTTTTGGAACAACTTGCAAAATGTTCAATATTTGAATATGTCTCAGAATAATCTCACTGGTGCAATTCCTGATATATCTTTGAAGCTCCTCAACATACCGTCTATAATTCTGAATTCAAATATGTTTGAAGGCCAAATTCCGTCGTTTTTACTTCAAGCATCAGAATTGAGGCTTTCTAACAATAATTTTTCAGATCAATTTTCATTCATATGCGGCCAAAGCACCTCTGCAATGACCATTCTAGATTTATCAAATAATCAATTGAAGGGACAACTCCCAGACTGTTGGAAATCCATACATCGGTTATTGTGTCTCGATTTAAGCAACAATAAATTGTCAGGGAAAATTCCTGTCTCCATGGGCAGCCTTCTTGAATTGGAAGTCTTGATTTTGCGAAACAATAACCTGAAGGGTGAATTAGCTTCCACTTTGAAGAATTGCAGCAACTTAATTATGTTGGATGTGGCTGAAAATATGTTATCCGGTCCCATACCATCATGGATCGGTGAAAGTATGCAGCAGTTGATAATCTTAAACATGCGAGATAATCACTTTTCTAGAAGTCTTCCTATTCAACTCTGTTATTTGAAGCATATTCAATTCTTGGATCTCTCAAAAAATATGTTATCAAAGGGAATTCCATCTTGCTTAAACAATTTGACTGCGTTGTCGGAAAAGAGCGTCAACACAGATGAGATTACAAATCGTAGTATACATTGGAAAAATTCCAATTACATGTTTACTTTTGACAGTTCTCTTTTTGGATTTTATACCCTTAAAATAAGCTTTATGTGGAAAGGTGTGGAACAATGGTTCAAGAATCCGGAGTTACAACTTAAGAGCATTGATCTTTCAAGTAATAAGTTCACAGGTGATGTACCAAAAGAGGTTGGATATTTACTTGGGTTAGTTTCTTTGAATTTATCACGAAATAATCTGAGTGGAGAAATTCCTTTGGAGATAGGAAATTTAAGTTTACTAGAGTACCTTGACTTATCAAGAAATCATATCAGTGGGGGAATTCCTTTCTCACTTTCTCAAATTGATTTTCTTGGCATGTTAGATTTGTCACACAACTCTCTCTCTGGAAGAATACCATCAGGAAGACACTTTGGAACTTTTGATGTCTCTAGTTTTGAAGGGAATGTTGGTCTTTGTGGTGAACAACTTAACAGAACTTGTCCTGAAGATGGAAATCAGACAACAATAAAGCCTCGAGAACATGGAACAGTCAATGATGATGAAGATAATGGTTTCTATCAAGCACTGTATATGAGCATGGGGATTGGATATTTCACTGGATTTTGGGGCTTATTAGGGCCAATGCTACTTTGTCATTCTTGGAAAAATACATATCTGAGGTTCCTAAACAGATcgtatatatcaataatatgcATGCCAAGTGTTGTTGGTGGTCTGATTGCAAGAAAAAg GTTATTGCAGTTGTGA